The Vitis riparia cultivar Riparia Gloire de Montpellier isolate 1030 chromosome 3, EGFV_Vit.rip_1.0, whole genome shotgun sequence genome includes a region encoding these proteins:
- the LOC117908432 gene encoding titin homolog encodes MAVSSNGSPSPSPVTSRSNPNSRNSEINNTLRRSFSGNPFTKPSIVANPRGFNPVTPANSPSDFPRRHSIAKEGGVPPHQYEKENEKDQNAKPVRIRSPAVSKGTKNFMSPTISAASKIAASPKKKVLLERNELIRTSLSSFSDGKSPLSPLNLQEVVEDSDSKSASSDSTMVDPGKRKECPVAPSPSKASKGNEVLDFPVPLKSKNDSESLSETITMGSDCVGIDDCSKTRPSPSPSSTSILAPLDADPSLPPCDPSLPSYVPKTNYANPSPPPYDPKTNYLSPRPQFLLYKPNPRIQKLRNKKQEVGLRGCKRLEDSFIFESLSDTETPEDTQSEDSSSVELEEGQNEEVEESEAALTETAQEEPNVSEPNPIDIRTSNGRALEAKGVSKSYSSFRLKPIFVLLLLLVGCLCIPTTDSPFISSVIDSSVGEESSFTKLYEPAELAEFARTNFDGLTRNFRLWSANTVSYFSKMIPIVKETNELGFLRFGNFTDSQVDIVGGAYLVKENQQNLQWPMKELEVGIVQMKEQGNLVTEAYEKVEEASQVNPEFEEAKLTLQAEVIEPDNSELEQIQEEYHVASHTELEQASQGKTELEEANLPLQAEVAEPHNSEVQQTEEESSVAFHIDHEAQPHNSEVQQTEEESSVAFHIDHEAQPHNSEVQQTEEESSVAFHIDHEAQSIIAEKEQEVQVSQVSEIKPEKVPEAEKLQGENKLVSRAEVEVQQIEEESSVASHVGPEAQSIIAENEQEVQVPQVSEIKTEVPQAEKLHGENKLISHTEVESSGAVFEPESSESEAWTANSQSFKELYLSLKEKSSAVNVLGISLLILILTVAAAFIFLKQQKPPTPSPAAIPMDQLLAKKLAPIPTASVENTHQGLSSRNWPTEVDMVGESCPSEMSSFQRSTSYGKRGSKGASFTSEYSMGSPSYSQKGSKGASEAQSQERGGLRKSNKRESLASSSEYSTGSPSYGSFTSYEKIHIKHGCGDEEVVTPVRRSSRIRNQVSSP; translated from the exons ATGGCTGTTTCTTCAAACGGGTCTCCCTCACCTTCGCCGGTCACAAGCAGATCAAACCCCAATTCAAGAAACTCAGAAATCAACAATACTCTCCGAAGGAGTTTCAGTGGAAATCCATTCACCAAGCCTTCAATCGTCGCTAACCCGAGAGGCTTTAATCCTGTTACACCTGCTAACAGTCCTTCAG ATTTTCCACGAAGACACTCCATTGCAAAAGAAGGTGGTGTTCCTCCACACCaatatgagaaagaaaatgagaaagatcagaatgcaaaaccagtgagaaTCAGATCACCAGCTGTTTCAAAGGGTACAAAGAACTTCATGTCCCCAACTATCTCTGCTGCTTCCAAGATTGCTGCCTCTCCCAAAAAGAAAGTGTTGCTTGAGAGGAACGAACTGATTCGAACTTCATTGTCATCATTTTCAGATGGGAAAAGTCCTCTTAGTCCATTGAATCTCCAGGAAGTGGTTGAAGATTCTGATTCAAAGTCAGCTTCCTCTGATTCAACTATGGTAGATCCCGGAAAAAGGAAGGAATGTCCTGTGGCTCCTTCTCCTTCCAAAGCTTCCAAAGGCAATGAAGTCCTTGATTTTCCGGTGCCTTTGAAATCCAAGAATGACTCTGAATCCTTATCAGAGACCATAACCATGGGATCAGACTGTGTTGGTATTGATGATTGTTCAAAGACCAGGCCTAGTCCTTCTCCTTCATCAACTTCTATTCTGGCACCACTTGATGCTGATCCATCACTTCCTCCCTGTGATCCCTCACTTCCTTCCTATGTTCCCAAAACAAACTATGCTAATCCATCACCTCCTCCCTATGATCCCAAAACAAACTATCTTTCACCCAGGCCTCAGTTCCTTCTCTACAAGCCTAACCCAAGAATTCAAAAGTTACGCAACAAAAAACAAGAGGTCGGCTTGAGGGGATGTAAGCGACTTGAGGATAGCTTTATCTTTGAAAGCCTGTCTGATACTGAAACCCCTGAGGATACCCAATCTGAAGATTCTTCTTCCGTTGAACTGGAAGAAGGACAAAATGAAGAGGTAGAAGAAAGTGAAGCAGCTTTGACAGAAACAGCCCAAGAAGAACCCAATGTGTCTGAACCAAATCCCATTGACATCCGCACTTCCAATGGGAGGGCCCTTGAGGCAAAAGGGGTGTCCAAGTCATATTCCTCTTTCAGATTGAAGCCCATTTTTGTTCTGTTGCTCCTGTTAGTTGGGTGTTTGTGTATACCAACTACTGACTCTCCATTCATTAGCTCAGTCATTGATTCCTCTGTCGGCGAAGAGTCAAGCTTCACTAAATTGTATGAACCAGCTGAGCTCGCTGAATTTGCAAGAACAAATTTTGATGGGCTGACTAGAAACTTCAGGCTGTGGTCAGCTAACACAGTGTCTTATTTCTCCAAGATGATTCCCATtgtaaaagaaacaaatgaatTGGGTTTCTTGCGGTTTGGTAACTTCACAGATTCACAAGTAGATATTGTGGGCGGTGCATACCTTGTGAaggaaaatcaacaaaatttgcAGTGGCCTATGAAGGAGCTAGAGGTTGGAATTGTTCAAATGAAAGAGCAGGGTAATCTGGTCACTGAAGCATATGAAAAAGTTGAAGAGGCTTCACAAGTTAACCCAGAATTTGAAGAGGCTAAGCTGACTTTGCAAGCTGAAGTAATTGAACCCGATAATTCAGAATTGGAACAGATTCAAGAGGAATATCACGTTGCTTCTCATACTGAGCTTGAGCAGGCCTCACAGGGTAAAACAGAATTAGAAGAAGCAAATCTCCCTCTACAAGCTGAAGTCGCAGAACCCCATAATTCGGAAGTGCAACAGACTGAAGAGGAAAGTAGTGTTGCTTTTCATATTGACCATGAGGCACAACCCCATAATTCGGAAGTGCAACAGACTGAAGAGGAAAGTAGTGTTGCTTTTCATATTGACCATGAGGCACAACCCCATAATTCGGAAGTGCAACAGACTGAAGAAGAAAGTAGTGTTGCTTTTCATATTGACCATGAGGCACAGAGTATCATAGCTGAAAAGGAGCAGGAAGTTCAAGTCTCACAGGTTTCTGAAATCAAGCCTGAAAAAGTGCCTGAAGCTGAGAAACTCCAGGGCGAAAATAAACTGGTTTCCCGTGCTGAAGTTGAAGTGCAGCAGATTGAAGAGGAAAGTAGTGTTGCTTCTCATGTTGGCCCTGAGGCACAGAGTATCATAGCTGAAAACGAACAGGAAGTTCAAGTTCCACAGGTTTCTGAAATCAAGACTGAAGTGCCTCAAGCTGAGAAACTCCACGGAGAAAATAAACTAATTTCCCATACTGAAGTTGAGTCCAGTGGAGCAGTTTTCGAACCTGAAAGCTCAGAATCAGAAGCTTGGACAGCAAATTCACAAAGCTTCAAGGAACTATATCTGTCACTCAAAGAAAAATCCTCTGCTGTTAACGTTTTGGGGATTTCTTTGCTCATTCTAATTCTAACAGTAGCTGCAGCTTTCATATTTCTAAAGCAACAAAAACCTCCTACCCCGAGTCCTGCTGCAATTCCCATGGATCAGTTGCTGGCCAAGAAACTGGCTCCTATCCCTACAGCAAGTGTGGAGAACACTCACCAAGGGCTGTCTTCTAGGAATTGGCCAACCGAAGTTGATATGGTTGGCGAGTCATGTCCATCTGAGATGAGCAGCTTCCAAAGGAGCACATCCTATGGCAAAAGAGGATCCAAGGGGGCAAGTTTTACATCAGAATACTCAATGGGTTCACCATCCTATAGCCAAAAAGGATCTAAGGGGGCAAGTGAAGCTCAAAGCCAAGAAAGGGGGGGGCTGAGGAAGAGCAACAAAAGAGAGTCCCTTGCTTCGTCATCAGAATACTCAACGGGTTCACCATCTTATGGGAGTTTTACATCATATGAGAAAATTCACATTAAGCAT GGATGTGGAGATGAAGAGGTGGTGACTCCAGTTAGGAGATCAAGCAGAATCAGAAACCAGGTTTCTTCTCCATGA